A single Carnobacterium alterfunditum DSM 5972 DNA region contains:
- a CDS encoding glycosyltransferase family 4 protein produces the protein MKIAFISVGDPVDKKIWSGTTNKIYTMLSEKYDVKLINVHKSPLLEFLTKALVYISRNILKKNYDRSHNLIIAKNYSNQVLKKIKKTSDIDLIFLTGNSQCITYLKTKIPIIYLTDATFAVMLNYYPSFEKLLKINQMEGNKIEMSALLKASKIIFASDWAKNSALNDYSISSSKCITIPFGANLSKVPESDNIDFKKKDNEINLLFLGVEWERKGGEIAIATVKELRKREVKANLIIVGCSPPYEVNEFYIKVEGFLNKNIEKEEKKLIEIISNSDILILPTKAECAGIAFAEACAYGLPSITFDTGGISNYVVNGYNGYRINLKAREVEFANVIEEIFIDEKKLNLFRENSRRLYEDKLNWHKWLLEVDDIIKTIH, from the coding sequence ATGAAAATAGCCTTTATTTCGGTTGGAGATCCGGTAGATAAAAAAATATGGTCTGGAACGACTAATAAGATTTATACAATGTTATCTGAAAAATATGATGTAAAATTAATTAATGTACATAAGAGCCCCTTATTAGAATTCTTAACTAAAGCTTTGGTATATATATCTAGAAATATACTAAAAAAAAATTACGATCGTTCTCATAATTTAATTATTGCAAAAAACTACTCTAATCAAGTGTTAAAAAAAATAAAAAAAACGAGTGATATAGACTTGATTTTTTTAACAGGAAATAGTCAATGTATAACTTATCTTAAGACAAAAATACCCATAATTTATTTGACAGATGCTACTTTTGCAGTTATGTTAAATTATTATCCATCGTTTGAAAAATTATTAAAAATAAATCAAATGGAAGGTAATAAAATAGAAATGAGTGCACTTTTAAAAGCCAGTAAAATTATTTTTGCTTCAGATTGGGCAAAAAACTCTGCTTTAAATGATTATTCAATTTCTAGTTCAAAATGCATAACTATCCCATTTGGGGCTAATCTATCTAAAGTTCCGGAGTCTGATAATATTGACTTTAAAAAGAAGGATAATGAAATAAATTTATTGTTTTTAGGAGTTGAATGGGAAAGAAAAGGGGGAGAGATAGCAATAGCAACGGTAAAAGAATTAAGAAAAAGAGAAGTTAAAGCAAATTTAATAATAGTCGGATGTTCTCCCCCATATGAAGTAAATGAATTTTATATTAAAGTTGAAGGTTTTTTAAATAAAAATATAGAAAAAGAAGAAAAAAAATTAATAGAAATCATTTCAAATAGCGATATTTTAATTTTACCAACAAAAGCAGAATGTGCTGGCATTGCTTTTGCAGAGGCTTGTGCATATGGATTACCAAGTATAACTTTTGATACTGGGGGCATAAGTAATTACGTAGTCAATGGATACAATGGTTATAGAATTAATCTTAAAGCAAGAGAAGTAGAGTTTGCTAATGTAATTGAAGAAATATTTATAGACGAAAAAAAATTGAATCTTTTTAGAGAAAATTCTAGAA
- a CDS encoding glycosyltransferase family 2 protein has protein sequence MQTSGVVILNFNSANTTIQLVNRLEKFSYFEKVVIVDNCSNDNSFDILRKIVSNKVDVIQTKENKGYSYGNNYGIKFLEKFKLDIIFIANPDVNFEEVVVKRIIDVFSDKRYRDYALLSSARVDSDKQFTQNQHWKIPTYTREIMDCFFLLRLLNKKKAIYSFNKNSCDIIDVEVVPGSFFAVRADVLKNIGYFDENVFLFYEENILAYKLKNKNYKEGILTKYHYIHDHDNSSTISLEASSKALEISMRSALYFQKKYNAINKLEIKILEIGMRYCLFERKILIKIKKRFN, from the coding sequence ATGCAAACTTCAGGAGTTGTAATTCTTAATTTTAATTCAGCAAATACAACGATACAATTAGTAAATAGGTTGGAAAAATTTTCATACTTTGAAAAAGTAGTTATCGTTGATAATTGTTCAAATGATAACTCATTTGATATATTAAGAAAAATAGTATCTAATAAAGTGGATGTGATACAAACAAAAGAGAATAAAGGATATTCTTATGGAAATAATTATGGAATAAAATTTTTAGAGAAATTCAAATTAGATATAATTTTTATAGCTAATCCAGATGTTAATTTTGAAGAGGTAGTAGTAAAGAGAATTATTGATGTTTTTTCAGATAAGAGATATAGAGATTATGCTTTATTATCTTCAGCCAGAGTTGATAGTGATAAACAGTTTACACAAAATCAGCATTGGAAAATTCCAACCTATACGAGAGAAATAATGGATTGCTTTTTTTTACTTAGGCTACTAAATAAGAAAAAAGCAATATACTCCTTTAACAAAAATTCCTGTGACATTATAGATGTCGAAGTAGTACCTGGAAGTTTTTTTGCAGTAAGAGCCGATGTATTAAAGAATATAGGCTATTTTGATGAAAATGTTTTTTTATTTTATGAAGAAAATATTCTAGCTTATAAATTAAAGAATAAAAATTATAAAGAAGGTATTTTGACAAAATATCATTATATACATGATCATGATAATTCCTCAACAATATCATTAGAAGCCTCATCTAAAGCTTTAGAAATTTCTATGAGATCAGCATTATATTTTCAAAAAAAATATAATGCTATTAATAAGTTAGAAATAAAAATATTAGAAATAGGTATGAGATATTGTTTGTTTGAAAGAAAAATATTAATAAAAATAAAAAAAAGATTTAATTAA